Proteins from a genomic interval of Methanofollis formosanus:
- a CDS encoding carbohydrate-binding protein: MNRSMLRLLLLASVLICLAPAVSAATLNVAASDSSQDAKTQADYVCDGKSDQIEITNALNAAGKGGTVHLAAGTYKCDGSPKMAAGTTLMGSGEDKTRIDIRGTWDGVFANENTHLEGFTISGQGAVWIQYSHVSIQSVTVTGDTRMNGAFTVWCPGHDLTDISFKDCTAIDMTWTGFNIDGTSAGLKVSDITYENCKAIRCGADDNSHPWTAGFILAEHNDLENALIKDCYAEDNWESGFHIEPAPAVKNVVFENCTSKDNGIRKQARFPESDTQRDMNLIFGAGFFLNNGVTVKDCTAIGNHHGFMIWSSNGAKFENCYSKDSEASDYFLIHWNGFISPNVFTNCVSENAGGYAIDASNTNDVRFENFKIINAKGVDGSMIRLGKYYPAIGRDLPCQNSYFDLTIEGGPENILYSHYGVNDVIEGTATGNYAENPFKIVSPSSGVDTSGLEIKKSTDPVDPTPTPTPDPNPDPNPEPVERHTLPGTVEAEDYDQGGEGVAYHDTDAVNEGGAYRKDGVDIEYWEKTGATTIAYAYPGEWLQYSVNVAEAGKYDADFTVASAMNGQSMKVLIDGEEVAAVEAPNTGSWGAFTTVKKSFDLSEGNHTLKVAFDGSMNLDRIAFAENTSSGSGPDDGSNPDDGAGSEEGAAVPGTIEAEDYDEGGEGVAYHDTDAVNEGGEYRQDGVDIEFWKASGVTTIAYAFPGEWLQYTIDVAEAGTYDIAFTVASAMNGQSMKVLVDGKEVGTVTSPNTGSWGTFTTVEKSIELPAGKHTIKVVFDGSLNFDKMVLSASDSSGSEPGEKVGIALPGTFEAEDYDEGGEGVAYHDTDAVNEGGAYRKDGVDIEYWEKIGVTTIAYAYPGEWLQYTVDVAEAGTYDVAFTVASAMNGQSMKVLVDGKEAGTVTSPNTGSWGKFTTVKKSIALPAGEHTLRFVFDGSLNLDKVAVTAGQESVSFTVQAEDYDEGGEGVAYHDRDAENRGGAYRTGGVDIEYWEKNGITTIAYAFPGEWVQYTVDVPRAGTYDAEFRVASAMSGQSMKVLVDGKEVGTVTSPNTGSWGTFTTVKKSVALPAGEHTVRMAFGGSLNLDKFSFASASGS; encoded by the coding sequence ATGAACAGATCAATGTTGCGCCTCCTGCTCCTGGCGTCAGTGCTCATATGTCTGGCGCCTGCGGTCAGTGCTGCCACCCTCAATGTGGCCGCTTCTGACAGTTCGCAGGATGCAAAGACACAGGCAGACTATGTCTGTGACGGAAAATCTGATCAGATCGAGATCACGAACGCGCTCAACGCGGCCGGAAAAGGCGGCACGGTTCACCTTGCCGCTGGAACGTACAAATGTGACGGAAGCCCCAAGATGGCAGCTGGAACAACGCTCATGGGTTCAGGCGAAGACAAGACCAGGATCGATATCCGCGGTACCTGGGACGGCGTATTTGCCAACGAGAACACTCACCTTGAGGGTTTCACCATCTCGGGCCAGGGTGCTGTCTGGATTCAGTACAGCCACGTCTCTATCCAGAGTGTGACCGTCACCGGTGACACGAGGATGAACGGTGCTTTCACGGTCTGGTGCCCCGGGCACGATCTCACTGACATCTCATTCAAGGACTGCACGGCCATCGATATGACCTGGACAGGGTTTAACATCGATGGAACGAGCGCTGGTCTGAAGGTCTCAGACATCACGTACGAGAACTGCAAGGCGATCCGGTGTGGTGCCGACGACAACTCGCACCCATGGACTGCGGGATTCATCCTCGCAGAGCACAACGACCTTGAGAACGCACTGATCAAAGACTGCTATGCAGAGGACAACTGGGAATCCGGTTTCCACATCGAACCGGCCCCGGCAGTGAAGAACGTCGTCTTCGAGAACTGTACAAGCAAGGACAACGGTATCAGGAAACAGGCACGTTTCCCTGAGTCAGACACCCAGCGGGACATGAACCTCATCTTCGGTGCAGGGTTCTTCCTCAACAACGGTGTCACCGTGAAGGACTGCACGGCGATCGGGAACCACCATGGGTTCATGATCTGGTCGTCGAACGGTGCGAAGTTCGAGAACTGCTACTCCAAGGACTCGGAAGCATCTGACTACTTCCTGATCCACTGGAACGGCTTCATCTCTCCGAACGTCTTCACCAACTGTGTGAGCGAGAACGCAGGCGGGTATGCCATCGATGCCTCGAACACCAATGACGTGAGGTTCGAGAACTTCAAGATCATCAACGCGAAGGGTGTCGACGGTTCCATGATCCGGCTCGGGAAGTACTACCCGGCGATTGGTCGCGACCTGCCGTGCCAGAACTCGTACTTCGATCTGACTATCGAAGGCGGGCCTGAGAACATCCTGTATTCGCACTATGGTGTGAACGATGTCATCGAAGGAACGGCAACCGGCAACTATGCGGAGAACCCGTTCAAGATTGTCTCGCCGTCTTCAGGTGTGGACACATCAGGACTGGAGATCAAGAAGTCCACCGATCCGGTGGACCCAACCCCAACCCCGACTCCTGACCCGAACCCCGACCCGAACCCCGAGCCGGTGGAGAGGCACACTCTCCCCGGCACGGTCGAGGCCGAGGACTATGATCAGGGCGGGGAAGGTGTTGCCTATCATGACACCGACGCCGTGAACGAAGGCGGTGCGTACCGCAAGGACGGCGTCGATATTGAATACTGGGAGAAGACCGGTGCGACCACCATCGCCTATGCCTATCCGGGTGAGTGGCTCCAGTACTCGGTCAATGTCGCCGAGGCAGGGAAGTACGACGCTGATTTCACCGTCGCCTCCGCCATGAACGGGCAGTCGATGAAGGTGCTCATCGATGGCGAGGAGGTTGCCGCCGTTGAAGCCCCGAACACCGGTTCATGGGGTGCCTTCACGACAGTGAAGAAGAGTTTCGACCTCTCCGAGGGGAACCACACACTCAAAGTTGCCTTCGATGGTTCGATGAATCTGGACAGGATTGCCTTTGCCGAGAACACTTCTTCAGGATCGGGCCCGGATGACGGTTCGAACCCTGACGATGGTGCAGGCTCTGAAGAGGGGGCTGCGGTCCCCGGTACCATTGAAGCCGAAGATTATGACGAAGGCGGCGAGGGCGTCGCCTATCATGACACCGACGCTGTGAACGAAGGCGGGGAGTACCGTCAGGACGGCGTCGATATTGAATTTTGGAAAGCCAGCGGTGTCACCACCATCGCATATGCATTCCCTGGCGAATGGCTTCAGTACACCATTGATGTCGCCGAGGCCGGGACGTACGATATTGCGTTCACCGTCGCCTCTGCTATGAACGGGCAGTCGATGAAAGTGCTCGTCGACGGAAAAGAGGTCGGGACCGTGACCTCGCCGAACACCGGTTCGTGGGGCACGTTCACGACGGTGGAGAAGAGCATTGAGCTTCCTGCCGGGAAACATACCATCAAAGTTGTCTTCGATGGCTCCTTGAATTTCGACAAGATGGTGCTTTCAGCATCTGATTCGTCGGGTTCGGAGCCTGGAGAAAAGGTGGGGATTGCCCTTCCCGGGACATTCGAAGCCGAAGATTATGACGAAGGCGGCGAGGGCGTCGCCTATCATGACACCGACGCTGTGAACGAGGGCGGGGCATACCGCAAGGACGGCGTCGATATCGAGTACTGGGAGAAGATCGGTGTCACCACCATTGCCTATGCGTATCCTGGTGAGTGGCTCCAGTACACCGTCGACGTCGCCGAAGCCGGGACGTACGATGTTGCGTTCACCGTCGCCTCTGCCATGAACGGGCAGTCGATGAAAGTGCTCGTCGACGGGAAAGAGGCCGGGACCGTGACTTCGCCGAACACTGGTTCGTGGGGGAAGTTCACGACGGTGAAGAAGAGCATTGCTCTCCCCGCCGGTGAACACACCCTCAGGTTTGTCTTCGACGGCTCCCTCAACCTCGACAAGGTTGCAGTCACCGCCGGTCAGGAGTCGGTCTCCTTTACGGTTCAGGCCGAAGACTATGACGAAGGTGGCGAAGGCGTTGCCTACCATGACCGGGACGCCGAGAACAGAGGCGGTGCGTACCGCACGGGCGGTGTCGACATCGAGTACTGGGAAAAGAACGGTATCACCACCATTGCCTATGCCTTCCCTGGCGAGTGGGTCCAGTACACCGTTGATGTCCCCAGAGCAGGGACATACGATGCTGAGTTCAGGGTCGCCTCCGCCATGAGCGGGCAGTCGATGAAGGTGCTCGTCGACGGGAAAGAGGTCGGAACGGTGACCTCGCCGAACACCGGTTCGTGGGGCACGTTCACGACGGTGAAGAAGAGCGTCGCGCTCCCTGCCGGTGAGCACACCGTCAGAATGGCGTTCGGTGGTTCTCTGAACCTCGACAAGTTCTCCTTTGCCAGCGCATCCGGCTCTTGA